The bacterium genome includes a region encoding these proteins:
- a CDS encoding DUF47 family protein codes for MGFDSIIQILLPKDDKFFAFFEETAESILKASELMKTIAGVSENDRANILNQVHDYEHRCDEITHKVFAELNATFVTPFDREDIQLLASALDDIIDFMDEAARRFTLYKISEFPQSMMELIDILNKSIAELRHGVSLLRDKRKTSELRKILQKVHEYENEADLVFEQTIAHLFENEKDSIKVIKLKDIYGSLERATDKCEDAANVLETILIKHA; via the coding sequence ATGGGATTTGACAGTATCATCCAGATTTTGTTGCCGAAAGACGACAAATTTTTCGCTTTCTTCGAAGAAACCGCCGAATCCATTCTCAAAGCCTCCGAACTCATGAAAACGATAGCAGGTGTATCCGAAAACGATCGGGCAAATATTCTTAACCAAGTCCACGACTATGAACACCGCTGCGATGAAATTACGCATAAAGTTTTTGCCGAGCTCAATGCAACATTTGTTACGCCGTTTGACCGCGAAGATATTCAACTTTTAGCTTCGGCGCTGGACGACATTATCGATTTCATGGACGAAGCTGCTCGCCGTTTTACATTATACAAAATCAGTGAATTTCCCCAGTCGATGATGGAATTGATCGATATTTTAAATAAATCGATTGCAGAACTCCGTCATGGCGTATCATTGCTCCGAGATAAACGCAAAACCAGTGAACTCAGGAAAATTCTTCAAAAAGTCCACGAGTACGAAAATGAAGCCGATCTTGTGTTCGAACAAACGATCGCCCATCTTTTCGAAAATGAAAAAGATTCCATCAAAGTCATCAAGCTTAAAGATATTTACGGCAGTTTAGAACGTGCGACCGATAAATGCGAAGACGCAGCCAATGTTCTCGAAACCATTCTAATCAAACACGCCTAA
- a CDS encoding inorganic phosphate transporter: MLTLVITIIFIALIFDFLNGFHDSANSIATVVSTRVLTPRKAVVWAAFFNMAAAFLFDVHIAKTIGKGLIDIAVVNEWVIMSALIGAIVWNLLTWYYGIPSSSSHALMGGYAGAAIAKAGWGSIIASGWTNTLIFIAVAPLMGMIMGFTLMVILSWIFYKKSSSKVNDSFRKLQLVSAAFYSLGHGTNDAQKTMGIITGLLVTAGYLQTFEVPFWVILISHFAIGVGTLFGGWRIVKTMGQKITKLKPSGGFCAETAGAITLLVTAFGGISVSTTHTITGAIMGVGATKRVSAVRWGLAGNIVIAWILTIPASALVGAAFYYLVAYFQ; encoded by the coding sequence ATGCTGACTCTGGTTATTACGATCATCTTTATCGCTTTAATTTTTGATTTTCTTAACGGCTTTCACGATTCGGCCAATTCGATTGCCACCGTGGTGTCGACGCGCGTACTGACGCCACGAAAAGCTGTGGTGTGGGCTGCATTTTTTAATATGGCTGCAGCATTTTTATTCGACGTACATATCGCGAAAACTATCGGCAAAGGCCTGATCGATATTGCCGTTGTCAATGAATGGGTTATAATGAGTGCGCTTATCGGTGCGATCGTATGGAATCTTTTAACATGGTATTACGGTATTCCATCGAGTTCATCGCACGCATTGATGGGTGGATATGCCGGCGCCGCGATTGCCAAAGCAGGATGGGGATCGATCATCGCCAGCGGATGGACCAATACTTTGATTTTTATCGCTGTGGCGCCGTTAATGGGAATGATCATGGGATTCACATTAATGGTTATTCTGTCGTGGATTTTTTATAAAAAATCATCGTCGAAAGTCAACGATTCATTTAGAAAGCTCCAGTTGGTTTCCGCCGCATTCTATAGCCTCGGTCACGGAACCAACGACGCTCAAAAAACAATGGGAATCATCACTGGCTTACTTGTAACAGCGGGCTATTTGCAAACCTTCGAAGTTCCGTTCTGGGTTATTCTCATTTCACATTTTGCCATTGGCGTTGGAACGCTTTTCGGAGGATGGCGCATTGTGAAGACAATGGGACAAAAAATTACAAAGTTAAAACCATCCGGTGGATTTTGTGCGGAAACAGCGGGCGCCATCACGCTACTCGTCACGGCATTTGGCGGAATTTCAGTCAGTACAACGCACACCATTACTGGCGCCATCATGGGCGTCGGTGCAACCAAACGTGTCTCGGCTGTTCGGTGGGGGCTCGCCGGCAATATTGTCATCGCATGGATTCTGACGATTCCGGCATCGGCGTTAGTCGGGGCGGCTTTTTATTATCTCGTAGCTTACTTCCAATAA
- a CDS encoding FAD-dependent monooxygenase: protein MKEKHIILIGAGLAGSLLAVYLAKRGFYVDIYERRPDMRTTHISAGRSINLALSLRGLHALKGVGLDREILKIAIPMKGRLIHAPEGALNFIPYGKDDTEVIYSVSRGQLNMAMMDLAERYDRVKIHFNKRCTGMNFATGEAEIFDEIAQQTVCVKADTVIGTDGSASAIRYDMMKIGRFNYSQSYLEHGYKELSIPAGGDGNFLIEKNALHIWPRKTYMLIALPNMDGSFTCTLFFPMEGHVSFASLDTKEKVNRFFKEQFSDAVPLMPTLLEDFFDNPTSSLMTVKCFPWHAGNTASLLGDAAHAIVPFFGQGMNCSFEDCVVLDECVGRHGDDWEKVFSEYEQSRKINTDAIADLAVENFYEMRDLVADPVFVLKKKIEHVLEEKFPEQFIPKYSMVTFRRMPYSVALSRGKIQDTILNELALGKINVDEVDWNKAQKLVNEKLEKLL, encoded by the coding sequence ATGAAAGAAAAACACATCATTCTGATCGGAGCCGGGTTGGCGGGATCACTGCTGGCGGTTTATTTGGCTAAGCGTGGTTTTTATGTTGATATCTACGAGCGCAGACCGGACATGCGTACCACGCACATCAGCGCCGGGCGTTCCATTAATCTTGCTCTCTCGTTGCGAGGTTTACATGCCTTGAAAGGCGTCGGGCTCGATCGTGAGATTTTGAAAATCGCAATTCCGATGAAAGGAAGGCTGATCCATGCTCCGGAAGGCGCGTTAAATTTCATTCCATATGGAAAAGATGACACAGAAGTCATTTACTCTGTATCCCGAGGTCAGTTAAACATGGCGATGATGGATCTGGCTGAACGATACGATCGCGTGAAGATTCATTTCAATAAACGATGCACAGGGATGAATTTTGCTACGGGAGAGGCAGAAATTTTTGATGAAATAGCTCAACAAACAGTCTGTGTCAAAGCTGACACGGTTATCGGAACGGATGGTTCTGCTTCGGCGATTCGTTATGATATGATGAAAATCGGGCGCTTCAATTATTCTCAAAGTTATCTTGAACACGGATATAAAGAGTTGTCGATTCCTGCCGGAGGTGACGGTAATTTTTTAATCGAAAAAAATGCGCTTCATATCTGGCCGCGAAAAACATACATGCTGATCGCGCTTCCGAATATGGACGGCAGTTTTACGTGCACGTTATTTTTTCCGATGGAAGGTCACGTCAGTTTCGCCAGTCTTGATACGAAAGAAAAGGTAAACCGATTTTTTAAGGAGCAGTTTTCGGATGCCGTTCCGCTCATGCCGACATTGCTCGAAGATTTTTTTGACAATCCGACTAGTTCACTGATGACAGTCAAATGTTTTCCTTGGCATGCCGGCAATACGGCGTCTTTATTGGGCGACGCAGCGCATGCGATCGTTCCGTTTTTCGGGCAAGGTATGAACTGTTCATTTGAAGATTGCGTTGTGCTGGATGAATGTGTCGGCCGGCATGGGGATGATTGGGAAAAGGTATTTTCAGAATATGAGCAATCGCGGAAGATCAATACGGATGCGATCGCTGATCTGGCCGTAGAAAATTTTTATGAAATGCGCGATCTTGTAGCCGATCCGGTATTTGTTTTGAAGAAGAAAATCGAGCACGTTCTTGAGGAGAAATTTCCCGAACAATTTATTCCAAAATACTCGATGGTCACTTTTCGCCGAATGCCGTATTCTGTAGCGCTTTCAAGAGGGAAGATTCAGGATACGATTTTGAACGAGTTAGCGTTGGGAAAAATAAATGTGGATGAGGTCGATTGGAATAAAGCCCAAAAACTGGTGAATGAAAAGCTTGAGAAATTGCTATAG